In Pseudonocardia sp. C8, one genomic interval encodes:
- the aceE gene encoding pyruvate dehydrogenase (acetyl-transferring), homodimeric type: MVQRSTGSTGSDDERGPGSGAAEPRRVNVIRDGLAAHLPDIDPEETAEWLESFDAVLDNAGQQRARYLMLTMLQRARERHVGVPALTATDYVNTIPTEREPWFPGDEDVERTYRRWLRWNAAMTVHRAQRPGIGVGGHISSYASSATLYEVGFNHFFRGKDHPGGGDQVFIQGHASPGIYARAFLEGRLSADRLDGFRQELSHAGPGGGLPSYPHPRLMPDFWEFPTVSMGIGPMNAIMQARFNRYLGDRGITNTSDQRVWAFLGDGEMDEPESRGMVQVAANEGLDNLTFVINCNLQRLDGPVRGNGKIIQELEAFFRGAGWNVIKVIWGREWDALLHADRDGALINLMNTTPDGDYQTYKANDGAYVRDHFFGRDPRTKALVEPMTDAEIWNLKRGGHDYRKVHAAYAAATAHHGQPTVILAKTIKGYGLGSHFAGRNATHQMKKLTLDDLKQFRDEQRIPISDAALEADPYLPPYYHPGDDDEAIQYLRERRRQLGGPLPSRRTSSKALVLPGDKVYDPVRKGSGKQEVATTMAFVRLLRELIKDKNVGGRIVPIIPDEARTFGIDAMFPTQKIYNPHGQHYTSVDAELLLAYKESEQGQILHEGINEAGSVGTFTAAGTSYATHGEPMIPIYVFYSMFGFQRTGDSIWAAADQMARGFLVGATAGRTTLTGEGLQHNDGHSLLLAATNPAVVAYDPAFSYEVAHIVRDGLRRMVGDNAENVIYYLTVYNEPYVQPAEPADLDTDGLLRGLYRYAPAPDGTGPVVRLLASGVAMPWALHAQQMLADDWDVRAEVWSVTSWGELRRDGVDAERANLLHPAADPVVPYVTSKLGDGDHADTPVIAVSDWMRAIPDQIRQWSPAPFTSLGTDGFGLSDTRPAARRHFAVDAESIVVGALTTLARHGQIKTETAADAATRYKIDDPQATGPQTSDSGVA; the protein is encoded by the coding sequence ATGGTTCAGCGCAGCACCGGCTCCACCGGCTCCGACGACGAGCGGGGCCCGGGCTCCGGGGCGGCCGAGCCGCGCCGCGTGAACGTGATCCGGGACGGGCTGGCGGCTCATCTTCCGGATATCGATCCGGAGGAGACGGCCGAGTGGTTGGAGTCCTTCGACGCGGTCCTGGACAATGCCGGGCAGCAGCGGGCCCGGTATCTGATGTTGACGATGCTGCAGCGGGCCCGGGAGCGCCATGTCGGGGTGCCCGCGTTGACGGCGACCGACTATGTGAACACGATCCCGACCGAGCGGGAGCCGTGGTTCCCCGGTGACGAGGACGTGGAGCGCACCTACCGCCGCTGGCTGCGGTGGAACGCGGCGATGACGGTGCACCGCGCCCAGCGTCCCGGGATCGGGGTGGGCGGGCACATCTCCTCGTATGCCTCCTCGGCGACGCTGTACGAGGTGGGGTTCAACCACTTCTTTAGGGGCAAGGACCATCCCGGCGGCGGGGACCAGGTCTTCATCCAGGGGCATGCCTCGCCGGGCATCTACGCGCGCGCGTTCCTGGAGGGCCGCCTGTCCGCGGACCGGTTGGACGGGTTCCGCCAGGAGCTCTCGCACGCCGGCCCGGGTGGGGGGCTGCCCTCGTATCCGCATCCGCGGTTGATGCCCGACTTCTGGGAGTTCCCCACGGTGTCGATGGGGATCGGCCCGATGAACGCGATCATGCAGGCCCGGTTCAACCGCTACCTGGGCGACCGCGGCATCACCAACACCTCCGATCAGCGGGTGTGGGCGTTCCTCGGCGACGGCGAGATGGACGAGCCGGAGTCCCGGGGCATGGTGCAGGTGGCCGCGAACGAGGGCCTGGACAACCTCACCTTCGTGATCAACTGCAACCTGCAGCGCCTGGACGGCCCGGTCCGCGGCAACGGCAAGATCATCCAGGAGCTGGAGGCGTTCTTCCGCGGCGCCGGCTGGAACGTGATCAAGGTGATCTGGGGCCGGGAGTGGGACGCCCTGCTGCACGCCGACCGGGACGGCGCCCTGATCAACCTGATGAACACCACCCCGGACGGCGACTACCAGACCTACAAGGCCAACGACGGCGCCTACGTGCGGGATCACTTCTTCGGCCGCGACCCGCGGACCAAGGCCCTGGTCGAGCCCATGACCGATGCCGAGATCTGGAACCTCAAACGCGGCGGGCACGACTACCGCAAGGTCCACGCCGCCTACGCCGCCGCGACCGCGCACCACGGCCAGCCCACGGTGATCCTGGCCAAGACCATCAAGGGCTACGGGCTGGGCTCGCATTTCGCCGGCCGCAACGCCACCCACCAGATGAAAAAGCTCACCCTCGACGACCTCAAGCAGTTCCGCGACGAGCAGCGCATCCCCATCTCAGATGCGGCGCTGGAGGCCGACCCCTACCTGCCGCCCTACTACCACCCCGGCGACGACGACGAGGCGATCCAGTATCTGCGGGAGCGCCGCCGCCAGCTCGGCGGCCCGCTGCCCTCACGCCGCACGTCGTCCAAGGCGTTGGTGCTGCCCGGGGACAAGGTCTACGACCCGGTCCGGAAGGGCTCCGGCAAGCAGGAGGTCGCCACCACCATGGCGTTCGTCCGGCTGCTCCGCGAACTGATCAAGGACAAAAACGTCGGCGGCCGGATCGTGCCGATCATCCCGGACGAGGCCCGCACCTTCGGCATCGACGCCATGTTCCCCACCCAGAAGATCTACAACCCGCACGGCCAGCACTACACCTCGGTCGACGCCGAACTACTGCTGGCCTACAAGGAATCCGAACAAGGCCAGATCCTGCACGAAGGCATCAACGAAGCCGGCTCGGTCGGCACGTTCACCGCCGCCGGCACCTCCTATGCCACCCACGGCGAGCCGATGATCCCGATCTATGTCTTCTACTCCATGTTCGGGTTCCAACGCACCGGCGACTCCATCTGGGCCGCCGCCGACCAGATGGCCCGCGGGTTCCTCGTCGGCGCCACCGCCGGACGCACCACCCTGACCGGCGAAGGCCTGCAACACAACGACGGCCACTCCCTGCTGCTGGCCGCCACCAACCCCGCCGTCGTCGCCTACGACCCCGCCTTCTCCTACGAGGTCGCCCACATCGTCCGCGACGGACTGCGCCGCATGGTCGGCGACAACGCCGAGAACGTCATCTACTACCTCACCGTCTACAACGAGCCCTACGTCCAACCCGCCGAACCGGCCGACCTCGACACCGACGGCCTGCTGCGCGGCCTCTACCGCTACGCACCCGCCCCCGACGGCACCGGACCCGTCGTCCGGCTGCTCGCCTCCGGGGTCGCCATGCCCTGGGCCCTGCACGCCCAACAGATGCTCGCCGACGACTGGGACGTCCGCGCCGAGGTCTGGTCGGTCACCTCCTGGGGCGAACTGCGCCGCGACGGCGTCGACGCCGAACGAGCCAACCTGCTCCACCCTGCCGCCGACCCCGTCGTGCCCTACGTCACCAGCAAACTCGGCGACGGCGACCACGCCGACACCCCGGTCATCGCCGTCTCCGACTGGATGCGCGCCATCCCCGACCAGATCCGCCAATGGTCCCCGGCACCGTTCACCTCCCTGGGCACCGACGGATTCGGCCTGTCCGACACCCGACCCGCCGCCCGCCGCCACTTCGCCGTCGACGCCGAGTCCATCGTGGTCGGCGCCCTGACCACACTCGCCCGCCACGGACAGATCAAAACCGAAACCGCCGCCGACGCCGCCACCCGCTACAAGATCGACGACCCCCAAGCCACCGGCCCCCAAACCAGCGACTCCGGCGTCGCCTGA
- a CDS encoding TetR/AcrR family transcriptional regulator, producing MGSLPDDRTARARIRDEALRLFADHGPDAVTVRDIATAAGVSPALVVRHYGSKDGLRDAVDDHVAQVFEVMLDQVSGPPGAGDPFDPAALPGLAEIVADQLPAGSAIPAYLGRMLVAGGPVGSALFERLHQLSRRTLAALADAGLATEGAAPDVRAAFLLVNDLAVLILRARLTDVLGTDPLSAPGMRRWAGEVLAVYGGGLRTPTNPRGDPR from the coding sequence ATGGGTTCACTCCCGGACGACCGGACGGCGCGGGCCCGCATCCGGGACGAGGCACTACGGCTGTTCGCCGACCACGGGCCGGACGCGGTCACCGTCCGGGACATCGCGACCGCCGCCGGCGTGTCCCCCGCGCTGGTCGTGCGGCACTACGGCTCCAAGGACGGGTTGCGCGACGCGGTCGACGACCACGTCGCGCAGGTCTTCGAGGTGATGCTGGACCAGGTGTCCGGCCCGCCCGGCGCCGGCGACCCGTTCGATCCCGCGGCACTGCCGGGCCTGGCCGAGATCGTCGCCGACCAGCTGCCCGCCGGCTCGGCGATCCCGGCCTACCTCGGGCGGATGCTCGTCGCCGGGGGGCCGGTCGGGTCGGCGCTGTTCGAGCGCCTGCACCAGCTCAGCCGGCGCACGCTCGCCGCCCTCGCCGACGCCGGGCTGGCCACCGAGGGTGCGGCCCCGGACGTGCGGGCAGCCTTCCTGCTGGTCAACGACCTGGCGGTGCTGATCCTGCGCGCGCGGCTGACCGACGTGCTCGGGACCGACCCGCTGTCGGCGCCCGGCATGCGGCGGTGGGCGGGCGAGGTGCTCGCCGTCTACGGCGGGGGCCTGCGCACTCCGACCAACCCGAGAGGAGATCCACGATGA
- a CDS encoding FAD-dependent monooxygenase, which yields MKVVICGAGIAGLALAHRLGTLGCEVVVLERAPGPRPQGYMIDFFGPGYDAAEAMGVLPRLRELGYRFEEATFVDGTGRRRAGLKFDVFGRVMQGRLFSILRPDLERGLREQLPDGVDLRFGTGVTAVHRTAGGVRVTLGDGGTLDADLLVGADGIHSTVRRLVFGAEHRFLRHLGFHTTAFLFEDARIHRELGGRLCLTDTVDRQMGLYALRDGRIATFGVHRAPGPTLPDDAATAVRREYGSLPWIVPQVLDRCPPSSEVYYDQVAQVELPRWSDGRVVLLGDAAYAVSLLAGQGASLAVAGAYVLAQQLAGAGSIEAALEGYERLWRPVAEEKQRVARAGVQWFLPHSRIRLLARRVLIGLSRVPGLDRYVARGLAGDALCTREWMAGPGPAQPLTGATARPGGPASSPDARGRTAGTAGTRAPTRARPTSRR from the coding sequence ATGAAGGTCGTCATCTGCGGAGCCGGCATCGCCGGGCTCGCGCTCGCCCACCGGCTCGGCACCCTCGGCTGCGAGGTCGTGGTGCTGGAGCGGGCACCCGGTCCCCGGCCCCAGGGGTACATGATCGACTTCTTCGGTCCGGGCTACGACGCCGCCGAGGCCATGGGGGTCCTGCCCCGGCTGCGGGAGCTCGGCTACCGCTTCGAGGAGGCGACCTTCGTCGACGGCACCGGTCGGCGCCGGGCCGGCCTGAAGTTCGACGTCTTCGGGCGGGTGATGCAGGGCCGCCTGTTCAGCATCCTGCGCCCGGACCTCGAACGGGGACTGCGCGAGCAGCTCCCGGACGGCGTCGACCTGCGGTTCGGCACCGGCGTGACCGCCGTCCACCGCACCGCAGGCGGTGTCCGGGTCACGCTGGGCGACGGCGGCACGCTCGACGCCGACCTGCTCGTCGGGGCGGACGGGATCCACTCGACGGTGCGCCGGCTCGTCTTCGGTGCGGAGCACCGCTTCCTGCGTCACCTCGGGTTCCACACCACCGCGTTCCTGTTCGAGGACGCGCGGATCCACCGCGAGCTCGGCGGGCGGCTGTGCCTGACCGACACCGTCGACCGCCAGATGGGTCTGTACGCCCTGCGGGACGGCCGGATCGCGACGTTCGGGGTGCACCGCGCGCCCGGTCCCACGCTGCCGGACGACGCGGCCACCGCCGTCCGGCGCGAGTACGGCTCGCTGCCGTGGATCGTGCCGCAGGTGCTGGACCGGTGTCCGCCCTCGTCCGAGGTCTACTACGACCAGGTCGCCCAGGTCGAGCTGCCGCGCTGGAGCGACGGCCGGGTCGTGCTGCTCGGTGACGCCGCCTACGCGGTGTCGCTGCTGGCCGGCCAGGGCGCCTCCCTCGCCGTCGCGGGCGCCTACGTCCTGGCCCAGCAGCTGGCCGGCGCCGGTTCGATCGAGGCCGCGCTCGAGGGCTACGAGCGGCTCTGGCGGCCGGTGGCCGAGGAGAAGCAGCGGGTCGCCCGCGCCGGCGTCCAGTGGTTCCTGCCGCACTCCCGGATCCGGCTGCTCGCCCGCCGCGTCCTGATCGGACTGTCCCGGGTGCCGGGCCTCGACCGCTACGTCGCCCGCGGGCTGGCCGGGGATGCGCTCTGCACCCGTGAGTGGATGGCAGGGCCAGGACCCGCCCAACCACTCACGGGCGCGACAGCGCGTCCAGGTGGGCCAGCGAGTTCTCCAGATGCTCGCGGCCGAACGGCGGGAACCGCAGGTACTCGCGCACCGACGCGGGCACGCCCGACCAGTCGTAGGTGA
- a CDS encoding SRPBCC family protein produces the protein MTDETMVVTRTVATTPEHVFAVLADPTRHAEVDGTGWVGDALDARRLTASGQTFRVAMYHPDHPDGNYEIENLVEVCDPPRTISWKPGYDDGTGTIRYGGWTWRYDLAPIGDGATAVTLTYDWSGVPASVREYLRFPPFGREHLENSLAHLDALSRP, from the coding sequence ATGACCGACGAGACCATGGTCGTGACCCGGACGGTGGCCACGACCCCGGAGCACGTGTTCGCCGTGCTCGCCGACCCGACGCGGCACGCCGAGGTCGACGGCACCGGCTGGGTGGGCGACGCGCTCGACGCCCGGCGGCTGACCGCGTCCGGGCAGACGTTCCGCGTCGCCATGTACCACCCCGATCACCCGGACGGGAACTACGAGATCGAGAACCTCGTGGAGGTGTGCGACCCGCCCCGGACGATCTCGTGGAAGCCCGGGTACGACGACGGGACCGGCACGATCCGCTACGGCGGATGGACCTGGCGCTACGACCTCGCGCCGATCGGTGACGGGGCGACCGCGGTCACGCTCACCTACGACTGGTCGGGCGTGCCCGCGTCGGTGCGCGAGTACCTGCGGTTCCCGCCGTTCGGCCGCGAGCATCTGGAGAACTCGCTGGCCCACCTGGACGCGCTGTCGCGCCCGTGA
- a CDS encoding histone-like nucleoid-structuring protein Lsr2, translating into MGIRQIRFCDLTGTENDVESHEIHIDQMRIQIDLAGSEYRRLLETLKPFIDAGRVDASVPDEATLPGRGGRRGRAPTRSGLSAAERDQLRQWAEAKGIPVPSNNRFKRSLIAQWREETAPGTSEGDAQE; encoded by the coding sequence ATGGGGATCCGTCAGATCCGGTTCTGCGATCTCACCGGCACCGAGAACGACGTCGAGTCGCACGAGATCCACATCGACCAGATGCGGATCCAGATCGACCTCGCCGGAAGCGAGTACCGCCGGCTGCTCGAGACCCTGAAACCGTTCATCGACGCGGGCCGGGTGGATGCGTCCGTACCGGACGAGGCCACGCTGCCGGGCCGCGGGGGGCGCCGCGGGCGGGCCCCGACCCGTTCGGGCCTGTCGGCCGCCGAGCGCGACCAGCTGCGCCAGTGGGCCGAGGCCAAGGGAATTCCCGTGCCGTCGAACAACCGCTTCAAGCGCTCCCTGATCGCGCAGTGGCGGGAGGAGACGGCACCGGGGACCTCGGAGGGCGACGCCCAGGAGTGA
- a CDS encoding cytochrome P450 — translation MSRSHHATSPAPATGRTATASLPVLSPADTARLLGSGLGPIVAQGVIARRPLVVAAAGKAGTDDRSVRLLQELRDRYGDGPVRVPVPGRPAALVLDAGGVRRVLTEGPEPFAPASWEKRGALRQFQPHGVLVSHGEARAERRRFTEAVLDTGSPLHAEASHIAEVARAETAALRDDAARRGAFGWDGFVTTWWRIVRRIVLGDGARDDHALTDTLTRLRRRGNWSFLVPRRDDLHERFASGVRDHLERAEPGSLAARIAQVDPGPGSAVTPEDQIGHWLFAWDPGAAVTLRALALLATHPEVRGRARAEAAAPSPGGPPELPVLRATVLESTRLWPTTPLLLRESTADTSWPGGTLAAGTSLLVPTWYLHRDDRRRADADRLDVEQWLDGGAADDWMLTPFSGGIGACPGRELVLFVASTVLATLLDGHHAVLLPPESFDASRPLPRGLNPYALRLGLSRAAR, via the coding sequence ATGTCCCGATCCCACCACGCGACGAGCCCGGCCCCGGCCACCGGCCGGACCGCCACCGCGTCGCTGCCCGTCCTGTCCCCCGCCGACACCGCACGCCTGCTCGGGTCGGGGCTCGGCCCGATCGTCGCGCAGGGCGTCATCGCCCGCCGCCCGCTCGTGGTCGCGGCGGCCGGCAAGGCGGGCACCGACGACCGGTCGGTGCGGTTGTTGCAGGAGCTGCGGGACCGCTACGGGGACGGCCCGGTCCGGGTACCGGTGCCCGGCCGGCCGGCCGCCCTCGTGCTCGACGCCGGCGGGGTCCGGCGGGTGCTCACCGAGGGACCGGAGCCGTTCGCGCCGGCGTCCTGGGAGAAACGCGGGGCGCTGCGGCAGTTCCAGCCGCACGGCGTGCTGGTCTCGCACGGCGAGGCCCGCGCCGAGCGCCGCCGGTTCACCGAGGCCGTGCTGGACACCGGGTCCCCGCTGCACGCCGAGGCCTCCCACATCGCCGAGGTCGCCCGGGCCGAGACCGCGGCGCTCCGCGACGACGCCGCCCGCCGCGGCGCCTTCGGGTGGGACGGGTTCGTCACCACGTGGTGGCGGATCGTGCGCCGGATCGTGCTCGGCGACGGCGCCCGCGACGACCACGCGCTCACCGACACGCTGACCCGGCTGCGCCGGCGCGGCAACTGGTCGTTCCTCGTCCCGCGCCGCGACGACCTCCACGAACGGTTCGCCTCCGGGGTGCGCGATCACCTCGAACGGGCCGAACCCGGCAGTCTCGCCGCCCGCATCGCCCAGGTCGACCCCGGCCCGGGCAGCGCCGTGACCCCGGAGGACCAGATCGGGCACTGGTTGTTCGCCTGGGACCCCGGCGCGGCGGTGACGCTGCGCGCCCTCGCGCTGCTGGCCACCCACCCGGAGGTGCGGGGCCGGGCCCGCGCCGAGGCCGCGGCCCCGTCGCCCGGCGGGCCTCCGGAGCTGCCGGTGCTGCGCGCGACCGTCCTGGAGTCGACGCGGCTGTGGCCGACCACTCCCCTGCTGCTGCGCGAGTCGACCGCCGACACGAGCTGGCCGGGCGGCACCCTCGCCGCGGGCACGTCGCTGCTGGTCCCGACCTGGTACCTGCACCGCGACGACCGGCGCCGCGCCGACGCGGACCGGCTCGACGTGGAGCAGTGGCTCGACGGCGGTGCCGCCGACGACTGGATGCTGACCCCGTTCAGCGGGGGTATCGGGGCCTGCCCGGGCCGGGAGCTGGTGCTGTTCGTCGCGTCGACGGTGCTGGCGACGCTGCTGGACGGCCACCACGCGGTGCTGCTGCCGCCGGAGTCGTTCGACGCGAGCCGCCCGCTGCCGCGCGGGCTCAACCCCTACGCGCTGCGGCTCGGCCTGTCCCGGGCGGCGCGCTGA
- a CDS encoding sigma-70 family RNA polymerase sigma factor, which produces MRTSEQNRVEHRPAAPGSRRDGPHGYDDLEPDLRRLADMDPDDPARGALRDQIICEFLPLARNLSRRYATGAQSADDVEQAATLGLIKAVDRYDPDAATGGPLGYLVPSIRGELMRYLRDHSWALRVPRDLKELSVGLNRATAVLTQRLGRAPRPSEIAAELDTDTADVVEALGALETYRAVSLDVPGPDGEAPLGERIGDIDDDLETASLRDELKDRIEALPDRDRRILLLRFYGDRTQSEIAAEIGVSQMHVSRLLTRILARLREELDA; this is translated from the coding sequence ATGCGCACCTCTGAACAGAACCGCGTCGAGCACCGGCCCGCCGCCCCCGGATCCCGCCGCGACGGCCCCCACGGCTACGACGACCTCGAGCCCGACCTGCGCCGCCTCGCGGACATGGACCCCGACGACCCGGCCCGCGGCGCGCTCCGCGACCAGATCATCTGCGAGTTCCTGCCGCTGGCGCGCAACCTGTCCCGCCGCTACGCGACCGGGGCCCAGTCCGCCGACGACGTCGAGCAGGCCGCCACCCTCGGGCTCATCAAGGCCGTCGACCGCTACGACCCCGACGCGGCCACCGGGGGGCCGCTCGGCTACCTGGTGCCCAGCATCCGCGGCGAGCTCATGCGCTACCTGCGCGACCACAGCTGGGCCCTGCGCGTCCCCCGGGACCTCAAGGAGCTCAGCGTCGGCCTGAACCGGGCCACGGCCGTCCTCACCCAGCGCCTCGGCCGCGCTCCCCGGCCCTCCGAGATCGCCGCCGAGCTCGACACCGACACCGCCGACGTCGTCGAGGCGCTCGGCGCGCTCGAGACCTACCGCGCGGTGTCGCTCGACGTGCCCGGCCCGGACGGCGAGGCGCCGCTGGGCGAACGGATCGGGGACATCGACGACGACCTGGAGACCGCGTCACTGCGCGACGAGCTGAAGGACCGGATCGAGGCGCTGCCCGACCGGGACCGGCGGATCCTGCTGCTGCGGTTCTACGGCGACCGCACCCAGTCGGAGATCGCCGCGGAGATCGGGGTGTCCCAGATGCACGTGTCCCGGCTGCTGACCCGCATCCTGGCCCGGCTGCGCGAGGAGCTCGACGCCTGA
- a CDS encoding glycosyltransferase family 4 protein has translation MHVAVVSSSLDPWTTPGRPDWCGRAGHLREVVDTLAAGGHRVDVVVPGRPGHVVEGSGPVVHRVPVDPAAPDPAAAVRTLTEHLSGLWRDRRPDVVHVHHWIAALAARQASADAPVPVVQTVHGGELESDQDRSAVEHAVLRGADQVVVTSSADHHAVKGIGVRADRLRIVPLAVDDDEFHPSGPALRRGTRPRLVALGGADAEGGADRVVRALATVPDAELLVAGGLPAGADDPARARLYTLARQHGVGRRVRFLGPVERADVPRLIRSADAVVNAAPRWSTGIAALEAMACGRAVVTAAVGGNADVVVDQVCGLTVPPRDDRALSRGLREVLSRESSRIAFGAAGRNRVEVAFRRSHLARALGEVFERACLAGTG, from the coding sequence GTGCACGTCGCCGTCGTCTCCAGCTCGCTCGATCCGTGGACCACGCCCGGCCGTCCGGACTGGTGCGGACGCGCCGGCCACCTCCGCGAGGTGGTCGACACCCTGGCCGCCGGGGGACACCGGGTGGACGTGGTGGTGCCGGGCCGGCCCGGCCACGTCGTCGAGGGGTCCGGCCCGGTCGTGCACCGGGTACCGGTCGACCCGGCGGCACCCGATCCGGCCGCCGCCGTGCGGACGCTCACCGAGCACCTGTCCGGGCTCTGGCGCGACCGGCGGCCGGACGTCGTACACGTCCACCACTGGATCGCCGCGCTGGCGGCCCGGCAGGCGTCCGCGGACGCACCGGTGCCGGTGGTGCAGACCGTGCACGGCGGCGAGCTGGAGTCCGACCAGGACCGCAGCGCCGTGGAGCACGCGGTGCTGCGCGGCGCCGACCAGGTCGTCGTGACCAGCTCCGCCGACCACCACGCGGTGAAGGGGATCGGGGTCCGGGCGGACCGGCTGCGGATCGTCCCGCTGGCCGTCGACGACGACGAGTTCCACCCGTCCGGCCCGGCGCTGCGCCGCGGGACCCGCCCGCGGCTGGTCGCGCTCGGCGGGGCCGACGCCGAGGGCGGTGCGGACCGGGTCGTGCGCGCGCTGGCCACGGTGCCGGACGCGGAGCTGCTCGTCGCCGGTGGCCTGCCCGCCGGCGCGGACGACCCCGCGCGGGCCCGCCTGTACACCCTCGCCCGGCAGCACGGCGTGGGACGCCGGGTCCGGTTCCTCGGCCCGGTCGAGCGGGCCGACGTGCCACGGCTGATCCGGTCCGCCGACGCGGTGGTGAACGCCGCGCCGCGCTGGTCGACCGGCATCGCCGCGCTGGAGGCGATGGCCTGCGGCCGCGCGGTCGTCACGGCCGCCGTCGGCGGGAACGCCGACGTGGTCGTCGACCAGGTGTGCGGCCTGACCGTGCCGCCGCGCGACGACCGGGCGCTCAGCCGCGGGCTGCGGGAGGTGCTGTCCCGGGAGAGCAGCCGGATCGCGTTCGGCGCCGCCGGCCGGAACCGGGTCGAGGTGGCGTTCCGGCGCAGCCACCTGGCCCGGGCGCTGGGTGAGGTCTTCGAGCGGGCGTGTCTCGCCGGGACCGGGTGA
- a CDS encoding alcohol dehydrogenase catalytic domain-containing protein, which produces MRALTWQGRRDVRVETVPDPVISAPDDVVVRITSSGLCGSDLHLYEVLAPYLTPGDVLGHEPIGVVAETGPAVTELAVGDRVVVPFNVSCGTCWMCGRGLHSQCETTQNRDTSTGASLFGYTSLYGRIPGGQAEYLRVPFGNTLPIRVPDGPPDDRFVYLSDVLPTAYQAVQYADPPRDGTVVVLGLGPIGDMCTRIARHLGVRQVVGVDRVPERLRRAELRGTTTLDVRSGAREVRAGVDSLTEGRGADAVIDAVGMEAHGSPVATAGQRLAAALPAGAGRKLMETAGIDRTTALYLAIDLVRRGGTLSLAGVYGGTATPVPLLTLFDKQVQVRMGQANVWRWVPDLLPLLGDDDPLGVDEFATHRLPLEQAPEAYRMFQEKRSGAVKILFTPGPGV; this is translated from the coding sequence ATGCGCGCGCTGACCTGGCAGGGCCGTCGCGACGTCCGCGTCGAGACCGTCCCCGACCCGGTGATCTCCGCACCGGACGACGTCGTCGTGCGGATCACCAGCTCCGGGCTGTGCGGCTCCGACCTGCACCTGTACGAGGTGCTCGCGCCCTACCTGACCCCCGGTGACGTGCTGGGCCACGAACCGATCGGCGTGGTCGCCGAGACCGGGCCCGCGGTGACCGAGTTGGCGGTGGGCGACCGGGTCGTCGTCCCGTTCAACGTGAGCTGCGGGACCTGCTGGATGTGCGGGCGGGGCCTGCACTCGCAGTGCGAGACCACGCAGAACCGGGACACGAGCACCGGCGCGTCGCTGTTCGGCTACACCAGCCTCTACGGGCGGATCCCCGGCGGGCAGGCCGAGTACCTGCGGGTGCCGTTCGGCAACACGCTGCCGATCCGGGTCCCGGACGGCCCGCCGGACGACCGGTTCGTCTACCTGTCCGACGTGCTGCCCACCGCCTACCAGGCCGTGCAGTACGCCGACCCGCCGCGCGACGGCACCGTGGTCGTGCTCGGCCTCGGCCCGATCGGGGACATGTGCACCCGGATCGCCCGCCACCTCGGGGTGCGGCAGGTGGTCGGCGTGGACCGGGTCCCCGAGCGGCTGCGCCGCGCCGAGCTGCGCGGCACCACGACGCTCGACGTGCGCTCCGGGGCCCGGGAGGTCCGGGCCGGGGTGGACTCCCTCACCGAGGGCCGCGGCGCGGACGCCGTCATCGACGCCGTCGGCATGGAGGCGCACGGCTCCCCGGTCGCCACCGCCGGCCAGCGGCTGGCCGCGGCGCTCCCGGCAGGCGCCGGGCGGAAGCTGATGGAGACCGCCGGCATCGACCGGACGACCGCGCTGTACCTGGCGATCGACCTGGTCCGCCGCGGCGGCACGCTCTCGCTGGCCGGGGTCTACGGCGGCACGGCCACCCCGGTGCCGCTGCTGACCCTGTTCGACAAGCAGGTTCAGGTGCGGATGGGGCAGGCCAACGTGTGGCGCTGGGTGCCGGACCTGCTGCCGCTGCTCGGCGACGACGACCCGCTGGGCGTCGACGAGTTCGCCACCCACCGGCTGCCGCTGGAGCAGGCCCCGGAGGCGTACCGGATGTTCCAGGAGAAGCGCAGCGGCGCAGTGAAGATCCTCTTCACGCCGGGCCCCGGCGTTTGA